GAGTTATTGATATTGAAATTAGTGATAATACTATTTTTTGGAATTTTTCAGACAATAATAAAAAAAATAAAAAACATTCTATAGAGTTAGAAAATATAAAAGATATTAAAACAGAGATAAACTATTTACTTGGAAATTTCTATTCTTCTTTTCAAGTAACTTTTTTATTAAAAGATGATTCTGAAATTATTTTAACTGATGGATTAATATATGACTTTGGATTAAAAAAAGCAGAAGAGGTATGTAGATTTCTTTTAGATAATAACTTAGGAGAAGAACAAGATATTAAATTTGCTAAACTTATTAAAGAGTTAAATATTGATATAAGCAAAATAAATCAAAAATTTACTAAAAAAGCTGGAAATTCATATTATGTAGGAATCATTTCAGATAACAAAAAAGAGTTTTTATCTCTTAGAATACAAATTGAAACTCTTTATGATGATTATAAAAAAGTAGAAAAAAATGTAAATAATGAATATTTAGTTGCAAGTGATACAATTAAAGATTCACATATTCATTTAAAATCAAATGCTATTGGATTATTTGTAGAATTTTATAATGTAAGTAGAAAACAAGAACTTAAAACATTAAAAGAGCTAGGGAAGAGAAAAAAAATAGGTTTCTAACCTATCAGCCTCCCGTCTCATAAAATGCTCTTGTTGAAGTCTCACTATTATCCTCTGTAGACCACTTATTCTTTTCAGGTTTATTTGCTAAAACATCTTTTAATATTGCTGCTGCTTTTTTAATATCTTTTGCTTGAATTGCTTCTTTAATACTTTGTGCATCTTCAAAATATAAACATGGAATTAATACTCCACTTGCAGTTAATCTTATTCTATTACATGTAGCACAGAAATCATCTTTATGAGGTTCAATTATTCCAAAAACATAACCATCATCTAATTTATAATCTTGAGAAGGAGAAGGTCCTGTTCTTTCTTGTTTTTTAAAGTTATATGATTTTTTTATTATCTCTTGAATCTCTTCACTTGTAAGACCTTTTGCTGTATCTTTTGCATGAGAGTTCTCCATATATTCAATATATCTTACAGGATAACCCTTCTCTTTACAAAAATTTAAAATATCTACAAGCTCATCATCATTGATACCTTTCATAGGTACACAATTAATTTTAATTTTTAATCCTACTTTATCAGCAGCTTCAATACCTTTTAATACTTTCTTTAAAACATTTTTTTGTGCAATTTTAGCTGCAACTTCATCTTTTAAAGAGTCTAAAGAGACATTTATTCTTTTAAGTCCTGCATCTTTTAATTTTTGTGCAGCTTGGTCTAATAAAAACCCATTTGTTGTTAATGCTAAGTCTATATCTTCTTTATATGATGCTATCATTTGGATAAAGTTTTCTAATCCTTCTCTTAATAAAGGTTCTCCACCAGTAATTCTTACTTTTTTAATACCTTCATCTATTCCAACTTTTATAAATTCAAAAAGATCTTCATAACTTAATAATTCCTCTTTTGGAACCCAAGAAAATGGTTTTTCAGGCATACAATATTGACACCTAAAATTACATCTTTCCGTTACAGAAACCCTTAAATAGTCTACTTTTCTACCAAATCCATCTACTAGCATTAACTCTCCAAAATGAAAAATTTCATAAGCTTATTATAAAACTGCTTAAATTTGACAAACATAGTTTTAGTAATTTACATATTAATAATGTATTAAATGTAATTTATAAATAGTGTCAAAATTGCTCATTAATTATACAAAAATTTTTTAAAGTTGGTAATTTTATACAATATAATTGTCATTGCTACACAATTGCTATATTTAGTTTATATAATTATTGTGAAACTAAAAAAAGGATAGAAAGATGAAATTATTTAAAACTGCTACATTAAGTCTTGCTGCTTTAGCAATGACTGCAACGGTATCTATGGCAGATACATTAGATGATACAAAGAAAAAGGGTTATTTAAGTTGTGGACTAAATACTGGTCTTGCTGGTTTTGCTGCTCCTGATACAGATGGTGTTTGGAAAGGTATTGATGTAGATTTTTGTAAGGCTGTTTCAGCAGCAGTTTTAGGTGATGCATCTAAAGTTAAATATGCTCATTTAAATGCAAAAGAGAGATTTACTGCTTTACAAAGTGGTGAAATTGATGTTTTAGCAAGAAATACAACATGGACAGCAACAAGAGATACTTCTTTAGGATTAAACTTTATTGGTGCTAACTATTATGATGGGCAAGGATTCCTTGTTTCTAAAAAGCTAGGTGTAAAATCAGCAAAAGAGTTAGATGGAGCTGCATTTTGTATTCAAGCGGGAACTACAACAGAACTTAACTTAACAGACTATTTTAAAGCAAATAAGATGGAATATACTCCTGTAACATATGATACAGCAGCACAAGTTATTGAAGGGTTTAAAGCTGGTAGATGTGATGTTGTAACATCAGATGCTTCTCAATTATATGCATTAAGAACTCAATTAAAAGATCCAAGTTCAGCATTTGTTTTACCTGAAATTATTTCAAAAGAGCCTTTAGGGCCTGTTGTTAGACAAGGTGATGATAAATGGTTTAATATTGTAAGATGGACACATATTGCAATGTTAAATGCAGAAGAACTAGGAGTAAACTCTCAAAATGTTGACCAAATGTTAAATTCAAGCAATCCAAGTATTCAAAGACTTCTTGGAGTATCAGGAAAAATTGGTGAGCAAATGGGATTAGATGCGAAATGGGCATACAATATCATTAAACAAGTTGGTAATTATGGAGAAGTTTTTGAAAGAAATGTAGGGAAAGGTTCTCCTT
This sequence is a window from Halarcobacter bivalviorum. Protein-coding genes within it:
- the moaA gene encoding GTP 3',8-cyclase MoaA, producing the protein MLVDGFGRKVDYLRVSVTERCNFRCQYCMPEKPFSWVPKEELLSYEDLFEFIKVGIDEGIKKVRITGGEPLLREGLENFIQMIASYKEDIDLALTTNGFLLDQAAQKLKDAGLKRINVSLDSLKDEVAAKIAQKNVLKKVLKGIEAADKVGLKIKINCVPMKGINDDELVDILNFCKEKGYPVRYIEYMENSHAKDTAKGLTSEEIQEIIKKSYNFKKQERTGPSPSQDYKLDDGYVFGIIEPHKDDFCATCNRIRLTASGVLIPCLYFEDAQSIKEAIQAKDIKKAAAILKDVLANKPEKNKWSTEDNSETSTRAFYETGG
- a CDS encoding amino acid ABC transporter substrate-binding protein produces the protein MKLFKTATLSLAALAMTATVSMADTLDDTKKKGYLSCGLNTGLAGFAAPDTDGVWKGIDVDFCKAVSAAVLGDASKVKYAHLNAKERFTALQSGEIDVLARNTTWTATRDTSLGLNFIGANYYDGQGFLVSKKLGVKSAKELDGAAFCIQAGTTTELNLTDYFKANKMEYTPVTYDTAAQVIEGFKAGRCDVVTSDASQLYALRTQLKDPSSAFVLPEIISKEPLGPVVRQGDDKWFNIVRWTHIAMLNAEELGVNSQNVDQMLNSSNPSIQRLLGVSGKIGEQMGLDAKWAYNIIKQVGNYGEVFERNVGKGSPLQIDRGLNKLWKDGGLQYGAPIR